The Urbifossiella limnaea nucleotide sequence TCGGGTCGGCGGTGGTCGAGAGCCAGTCGGCGGACAGTTGGCCGTAGCCGGCGGTCGCGAGGCCGTGGAGGAGGTACTGGTTTTGGTTCGAGTAGAACAGCGGCGCCTGGGTGTGGGCGGCGGCGAACCCGACCGCCAGGATCGTGACGAGGAACGGGCGGGGGAGGGCGGGCACGATTTCTCCCGGGCGGCGACGGCGACCCGGATGTAGTATGAGGGGCCACCGCACAGTTCACCGGGAGTCCGCCCGTGACCAACGTCGAAGCCGCGCTCGCCCTGGTAGCCGACGGCATGACCCTCGGCCTCGGCTCCGGGAAGGCGTCCGAGAAGTTCATCGCCGCGCTCGGCGACCGGGTCCGCGCCGGCCTCCGCGTCCGCGGCGTCCCCACGTCGCGCGGGTCGGCCGAGCTGGCGGCGCGCGTCGGCGTGCCGCTCGTCGAACTGGCCGACGGTCTGCCCCTCGACATCACCTTCGACGGCGCCGACGAGGTGGACCCGCAGTTGAATCTGCTGAAGGGGTACGGCAACGCCCTCGTCCGCGAGAAGGTTGTGGCCGCGGCGTCCGGCCGGCTGGTGATCCTGGTCGGCCCGGAGCGGTCGGCGGAGAAGCTGGTGCCGGCGCTCGGCTCGCGCGGCAAGCTGCCGGTGGAGGTGGTGGCATTCGCGC carries:
- the rpiA gene encoding ribose-5-phosphate isomerase RpiA, which codes for MTNVEAALALVADGMTLGLGSGKASEKFIAALGDRVRAGLRVRGVPTSRGSAELAARVGVPLVELADGLPLDITFDGADEVDPQLNLLKGYGNALVREKVVAAASGRLVILVGPERSAEKLVPALGSRGKLPVEVVAFALPLVADRLARLGYPADPLRTPGGDVFLSDNGNPILHARVGPLADPGALDRALHAVPGVVDTGLFLGMAERVIVQHEDGRVETRTR